Proteins encoded within one genomic window of Nitrospiraceae bacterium:
- a CDS encoding ABC transporter ATP-binding protein: MKIEVRNLTKMFGAALAVEDVSFDVREGELLGLLGPSGSGKTTVLRMIAGLETPSSGDIFIDGKRVNDVAVQERNIGFVFQHYALFKHLPVFDNIAFGLKIKKWNRGDIERRVHDLLALMSLQGLGGRYPHQLSGGQRQRVAIARALAPKPSVLLLDEPFGAVDAKVRQELREWLIRLHTDLNVTSLFVTHDQEEAMEVSGRIIVFSKGHLEQAGTPAEVYEEPATEFVARFIGSMNILEGTVRKEQVQVGAMEFPAPGFTDGLALRVGFRPYYVKVAEDPAHYRLQAKLRHIYFLGVAYRLEIETSDGLILRSRMNKEEFRRHRFEEGRTVSFAVTHFRFLPQEGMPALPSTAPGAPSSGPLTP; encoded by the coding sequence ATGAAGATCGAAGTCCGCAATCTGACCAAAATGTTCGGCGCCGCGCTCGCGGTCGAAGACGTGTCGTTCGACGTCCGCGAAGGAGAATTGCTCGGCCTGCTCGGCCCCAGCGGCAGCGGCAAAACGACCGTGTTGCGCATGATCGCGGGATTGGAGACGCCGTCCTCGGGCGACATTTTCATCGACGGCAAACGCGTCAACGATGTCGCGGTGCAGGAGCGCAATATCGGGTTCGTGTTTCAGCACTATGCCCTCTTCAAGCATCTGCCGGTCTTCGACAACATCGCCTTCGGACTCAAGATCAAAAAATGGAACCGCGGAGACATCGAACGGCGCGTGCACGACCTGCTGGCGCTTATGAGCCTGCAGGGGCTTGGCGGCCGCTATCCGCACCAATTGTCCGGAGGCCAACGGCAACGAGTCGCGATCGCGCGGGCGCTGGCGCCCAAGCCCAGCGTCTTATTGCTGGACGAGCCGTTCGGCGCCGTGGATGCCAAAGTCCGTCAGGAATTGCGCGAATGGCTGATCCGCCTGCACACGGACCTCAACGTGACGAGCCTGTTCGTGACCCATGATCAGGAAGAAGCGATGGAAGTGTCCGGGCGAATCATCGTGTTCTCGAAGGGGCATTTGGAACAGGCCGGTACGCCCGCCGAGGTCTACGAGGAACCCGCGACGGAGTTCGTGGCGCGGTTCATCGGTTCAATGAATATTCTGGAAGGGACCGTCCGCAAAGAACAGGTGCAGGTCGGTGCCATGGAGTTTCCCGCTCCCGGCTTCACCGACGGCCTCGCGCTGCGGGTGGGATTCCGGCCGTACTATGTCAAGGTTGCGGAGGACCCGGCGCACTATCGCCTGCAAGCGAAGCTGCGCCACATCTATTTCTTGGGAGTCGCCTACCGGTTGGAAATTGAAACGTCCGACGGGCTGATTCTTCGGTCACGGATGAATAAGGAAGAATTTCGGCGGCACCGCTTCGAGGAGGGTCGCACCGTGTCGTTCGCCGTGACGCACTTCCGGTTCCTCCCGCAGGAAGGGATGCCGGCGTTGCCATCCACCGCGCCCGGTGCGCCAAGCTCCGGACCGCTGACTCCGTAG
- a CDS encoding transketolase produces the protein MSASIAATPDLVTALHNKATQLRIDSVKSTTEAGSGHPSSCCSAADIVSVLFFSVMRYDPKNPKLPNSDRFVLSKGHAAPLLYAAWAEAGLFPASELLKLRTLTSDLEGHPTPRLPFVDMATGSLGQGLSAGVGLAVNAKSLDKGDYRTYVLMGDGESVEGSVWEAVEVARQAGLDNLCAIVDINRLGQSDPTMLQHDMEAYRSRWAGFGWHAIVVDGHDIPALLAAFDEAARTKGRPTVLLAKTFKGRGISFVENSPDWHGKPLKKGEESQKALDELAKQMKGQIAPVQVKKPNAAPAAAPGASPMAPSPFKVGDSAATREAFGTALLALGEANPHVVALDADVKNSTYTDKFGKRFPHRFLENFIAEQNMVGAAAGLAACGKIPFAATFACFLTRAYDFIRMAAISGSNIKLVGTHVGVSIGEDGPSQMGLEDLAMMAVQPGVTVLYPSDATAMYKLVETAAAHKGMVYLRAGRPKNPVIYGPEETFRIGGSKVVRQSAADKLTIVAAGVTLFEALKAHDQLKAAGIATRVVDLYSIVPVDRATLVECARATGGRFLTVEDHYAHGGLGDTVLDALASEGVRVRKLAVRAVPHSGKPDELVDHFGIGVRSIVEAAKDIVG, from the coding sequence ATGAGTGCATCGATTGCCGCAACGCCAGATCTTGTTACCGCTCTGCACAATAAAGCGACGCAGCTCCGCATCGACAGCGTCAAATCCACGACCGAGGCCGGCAGCGGCCATCCGTCGAGTTGCTGTTCCGCCGCGGATATCGTGTCCGTGTTGTTTTTCTCCGTCATGCGCTACGACCCGAAGAATCCGAAGCTCCCGAACAGCGACCGATTCGTGCTTTCCAAGGGGCACGCGGCTCCGCTGCTCTATGCCGCCTGGGCCGAAGCCGGATTGTTTCCCGCTTCCGAACTGCTCAAGCTCCGCACCCTGACTTCGGATCTGGAAGGTCACCCCACGCCGCGGTTGCCCTTCGTGGACATGGCGACCGGCTCGCTCGGCCAGGGCTTGTCGGCCGGTGTGGGCCTGGCGGTCAATGCCAAGTCGCTCGACAAAGGCGACTACCGGACATACGTGCTCATGGGTGACGGCGAGTCCGTCGAAGGATCGGTGTGGGAAGCGGTGGAAGTCGCGCGGCAGGCCGGCCTCGATAACCTGTGCGCCATCGTCGACATCAATCGCCTGGGGCAAAGCGACCCAACTATGTTGCAGCATGACATGGAAGCCTACCGCTCCCGTTGGGCCGGGTTCGGCTGGCATGCCATCGTCGTCGACGGCCATGATATTCCCGCTTTGTTGGCGGCGTTCGATGAAGCCGCTCGCACGAAAGGGCGCCCAACCGTCCTCCTCGCCAAGACTTTCAAAGGCCGTGGGATTTCGTTCGTCGAAAACTCTCCGGACTGGCATGGAAAACCGCTCAAGAAGGGCGAGGAAAGCCAAAAGGCTCTCGATGAGTTGGCGAAGCAGATGAAGGGCCAAATCGCACCCGTGCAGGTGAAGAAACCGAATGCCGCGCCTGCGGCTGCCCCCGGCGCTTCTCCGATGGCTCCTTCTCCCTTCAAAGTGGGAGACTCGGCTGCGACGCGCGAAGCGTTCGGTACGGCACTCTTGGCCTTGGGAGAAGCGAATCCCCACGTCGTCGCTTTGGATGCCGACGTGAAGAATTCAACCTATACGGACAAGTTCGGCAAGCGCTTTCCGCACCGATTCCTTGAGAACTTCATCGCCGAGCAAAACATGGTCGGCGCGGCAGCGGGCCTTGCCGCCTGCGGAAAGATTCCTTTTGCCGCGACCTTCGCCTGCTTCCTCACACGCGCCTATGATTTCATTCGTATGGCGGCGATCAGCGGTTCGAACATCAAGCTGGTGGGGACGCACGTCGGGGTGAGCATCGGAGAAGACGGCCCCTCGCAAATGGGCCTCGAGGATCTTGCGATGATGGCGGTGCAGCCGGGTGTCACGGTCCTCTACCCATCCGACGCGACCGCGATGTACAAGCTGGTCGAAACGGCCGCGGCCCACAAGGGCATGGTGTATCTGAGAGCCGGGCGACCGAAGAACCCCGTCATCTATGGACCGGAAGAGACCTTCCGCATCGGCGGCTCGAAGGTGGTGCGCCAGAGCGCTGCGGACAAACTGACGATCGTGGCGGCGGGCGTCACCTTGTTCGAGGCCTTAAAGGCCCACGACCAACTGAAGGCGGCGGGCATTGCGACGCGAGTCGTGGACTTGTACAGCATCGTTCCGGTGGATCGGGCGACGCTGGTCGAGTGCGCCCGGGCGACGGGCGGGCGGTTCCTGACGGTTGAGGATCACTATGCGCACGGCGGCCTCGGGGATACGGTCCTCGACGCCCTTGCATCCGAAGGGGTGCGGGTGCGTAAATTGGCCGTCCGGGCCGTCCCTCATAGCGGAAAGCCGGACGAGCTCGTGGACCATTTTGGAATCGGAGTACGCTCCATTGTCGAAGCGGCCAAAGACATCGTCGGATAA
- a CDS encoding Crp/Fnr family transcriptional regulator translates to MSKRPKTSSDKRTDAEIPGPLKQIPLLNILSAQDREQVLRELTETRFGKDQFIFREGDPTEYFHIVKEGSVKCVKSSPDGKECTLKVLMPGDLFCCDAAAFDGAYHPGTAKPIGEVSVLRMSKKAYFEMLRRSPDAALEVIKYLGNRLNEAQEKAKVLALDRADQRLASLLVNLAERGGIQEPSGLRLAVRLTRQDMANMVGVTTETAIRIMAKFKKDRLVSGTAARLVIRDLQKLKILASA, encoded by the coding sequence TTGTCGAAGCGGCCAAAGACATCGTCGGATAAGCGGACCGATGCGGAAATCCCCGGTCCGCTCAAGCAGATTCCTCTCCTGAACATTTTGAGCGCGCAGGATCGAGAACAGGTCCTGCGCGAACTCACCGAAACACGGTTCGGCAAAGACCAATTTATCTTTCGCGAGGGCGATCCCACCGAGTATTTCCACATCGTGAAAGAGGGATCGGTCAAGTGCGTCAAGTCTTCGCCGGACGGCAAGGAATGCACGTTGAAGGTCCTCATGCCGGGCGACCTCTTTTGTTGTGACGCGGCGGCCTTCGACGGAGCCTACCATCCCGGCACGGCCAAGCCGATCGGCGAGGTCAGTGTCCTTCGTATGAGCAAGAAGGCCTACTTCGAGATGCTGCGACGGAGTCCCGACGCGGCCCTCGAGGTCATCAAGTACCTCGGCAACCGATTGAACGAGGCCCAGGAGAAAGCCAAGGTGTTGGCCTTGGACCGGGCCGATCAGCGTCTCGCCTCCCTGCTCGTGAACCTGGCGGAACGTGGCGGAATTCAAGAACCAAGCGGCCTTCGGTTGGCGGTGCGCCTGACACGCCAGGACATGGCCAATATGGTTGGGGTGACGACGGAAACCGCGATCCGCATCATGGCCAAGTTCAAGAAGGATCGCCTGGTTTCCGGGACAGCAGCCCGGTTAGTCATACGCGACCTGCAGAAGCTCAAAATTCTCGCCTCAGCCTAG
- a CDS encoding multicopper oxidase domain-containing protein gives MNRIRTGLDAASRWGRVGAAMGLALGLVAGVAEAKTHEINMTAVETDIVIDGGGEKYAAWTFNGQFPGPVVRVTEGDTIKFTLTNPATNKHPHAMDFHAAEIDFLKNYKAINAGETITYTFVAKKPGIFFYHCGAPPMIQHVARGMFGAVIVDPKNPKAWPKADREYVLIQSEYYKNPDDVQAMFDRKFDGMMFNGGIFKYHPFVTGGGKLDAKPGERVRIYFVNAGPNEFSAFHPIGEIWDNVYESGNPANNLKGVQTYVVGPGSAATFDVVVESAGAYPLVTHSLTGALRGAIAVLLAGPDAKAAPLMPMVPWELPAK, from the coding sequence ATGAATCGGATACGTACAGGACTGGATGCAGCGAGTCGATGGGGTCGGGTCGGCGCCGCAATGGGCTTGGCGCTCGGCTTGGTCGCCGGCGTCGCTGAGGCCAAAACTCACGAGATCAACATGACCGCGGTCGAGACGGATATCGTCATCGACGGCGGAGGGGAGAAATACGCGGCCTGGACCTTCAACGGCCAGTTCCCCGGACCGGTGGTGCGGGTCACTGAAGGCGACACGATCAAGTTCACCCTGACGAATCCGGCCACGAACAAACATCCGCACGCGATGGATTTCCATGCGGCGGAAATCGACTTCCTGAAAAACTACAAGGCCATCAACGCGGGCGAAACGATCACCTACACGTTCGTCGCCAAGAAGCCCGGCATCTTCTTCTACCACTGCGGCGCGCCCCCGATGATTCAGCATGTCGCCCGAGGCATGTTCGGCGCCGTCATCGTCGATCCCAAGAATCCCAAAGCCTGGCCGAAAGCCGATCGTGAGTATGTCCTCATCCAGTCCGAGTACTACAAGAACCCGGATGACGTGCAGGCCATGTTCGATCGGAAGTTCGACGGCATGATGTTCAACGGCGGCATCTTTAAGTACCACCCGTTCGTCACCGGCGGCGGCAAGCTCGATGCCAAGCCGGGAGAGCGGGTCCGGATCTACTTCGTCAATGCCGGACCGAACGAATTTTCCGCATTCCACCCGATCGGCGAGATTTGGGACAATGTCTATGAGAGCGGCAACCCGGCCAACAACCTGAAGGGCGTGCAGACCTATGTGGTCGGGCCAGGCAGTGCGGCCACATTCGACGTGGTCGTGGAGTCCGCCGGTGCCTATCCGCTTGTGACGCACTCTCTCACCGGCGCGTTGCGGGGTGCGATCGCCGTGCTGTTGGCCGGTCCTGATGCGAAAGCGGCGCCCTTGATGCCGATGGTGCCGTGGGAGTTGCCCGCGAAGTAA
- a CDS encoding ABC transporter substrate-binding protein, with the protein MGILDRRAILIRRMSQGVVLWALCVALTGCGLLIDAVERVIPVAANEVETICERGRVQVGLAVEPFRPFVFPAIWTDEGARVTGLDVELVQALSEGLSQRCGRPVTPVLHLVRFRELFRLLNESQLDLFVSAVVANTPAPARAGVAYSVPYFYDGGISGITKRGEVRQQVSQAMRAASSTLPFASAVSALHDLTIAVQNDTAAHHYAVANLTANRLIVCDSLPAAFEYADAAADRPIDVILGAQPVLDHIVSHVRKDWSLLASEDGRVWRLTRDQYAVAMAEESYHLRWLVNDVLFQLDEAGRLAQMRRRWLEEDYAFPRRASTEGLTFDVEKMVTHYMQGTCREESPP; encoded by the coding sequence ATGGGTATTCTTGACCGGCGTGCGATTCTGATCCGGCGGATGTCGCAGGGAGTGGTCCTATGGGCTCTCTGCGTGGCCCTAACGGGCTGCGGCTTGCTCATCGATGCGGTCGAGCGGGTCATCCCCGTTGCAGCGAACGAAGTCGAAACGATCTGCGAGCGAGGACGGGTGCAGGTGGGTTTGGCGGTCGAGCCCTTTCGCCCCTTCGTCTTTCCCGCGATCTGGACCGACGAAGGCGCACGGGTGACGGGGCTGGACGTGGAGCTTGTCCAAGCGCTCAGCGAGGGACTGTCTCAACGCTGCGGCCGCCCCGTGACCCCGGTCTTGCACCTCGTCCGTTTCCGGGAACTCTTCCGGTTGCTCAACGAGTCGCAGCTGGATCTCTTCGTCTCAGCGGTCGTCGCCAATACCCCCGCGCCCGCGCGGGCCGGAGTCGCGTACTCCGTCCCCTATTTCTATGACGGCGGCATCAGTGGCATCACCAAGCGCGGAGAGGTTCGTCAGCAGGTCAGTCAGGCCATGCGGGCTGCTTCGTCGACACTCCCGTTTGCCTCGGCGGTGTCGGCGCTCCACGACCTGACCATCGCCGTGCAAAACGACACGGCCGCGCACCACTATGCGGTGGCGAATCTGACGGCGAATCGGCTCATCGTCTGTGATTCGTTGCCGGCGGCGTTCGAATATGCCGATGCGGCGGCAGACCGGCCGATCGACGTCATCCTGGGTGCCCAGCCCGTACTTGACCATATTGTTTCGCATGTGCGGAAAGATTGGAGTCTGCTGGCCTCGGAGGACGGACGCGTATGGCGGTTGACCAGGGACCAGTATGCCGTGGCCATGGCGGAGGAAAGCTATCATCTCCGGTGGCTGGTCAACGACGTGCTCTTCCAGTTGGATGAAGCCGGCCGTCTCGCACAGATGCGGCGGCGCTGGCTCGAGGAGGACTATGCCTTTCCCCGTCGCGCCTCGACGGAGGGGCTGACCTTCGATGTCGAGAAAATGGTGACCCACTATATGCAAGGGACCTGTCGGGAGGAGTCTCCTCCCTGA
- a CDS encoding DUF3365 domain-containing protein, giving the protein MRNRFRLGLAMGVLGCLCCPLLGVAAERPEAEETARLLAKLLESGRAVIERNQTLIDDPHKGDKGFTPESFEQQLVTEFRGRTGIDLATLAKQPPSPLLPALAKELLPALVVASKDVVAAAQVVINQRGIAYKNFIPATYGSQASARFSKTSQVRLKQTTLTPRNPKNEPDEYEASVLKWLSGRPRAEAYVSELTEEGKMLRVVMPIYYAKPCLACHGEPKGELDISGYPKEGHREGDLAGAITVTAPLTGR; this is encoded by the coding sequence ATGCGGAATCGGTTTCGATTGGGCCTCGCGATGGGAGTGCTGGGCTGCCTGTGCTGTCCCCTCTTAGGCGTAGCGGCTGAACGTCCAGAGGCGGAAGAAACGGCTCGGCTTCTGGCGAAGCTCCTCGAGTCGGGACGAGCGGTCATCGAGCGCAATCAGACCTTGATCGACGACCCGCACAAGGGCGACAAGGGGTTCACCCCGGAGTCGTTCGAGCAGCAACTGGTCACGGAGTTTCGCGGGAGAACCGGGATCGATCTGGCGACCCTAGCGAAGCAGCCTCCGTCGCCGCTCTTGCCTGCCCTGGCGAAAGAATTGTTGCCGGCGCTGGTCGTGGCCAGCAAGGACGTGGTTGCCGCGGCTCAGGTCGTGATCAACCAGCGTGGGATTGCGTACAAGAACTTCATTCCCGCCACCTATGGGAGTCAGGCCTCGGCTCGCTTTTCCAAGACCTCGCAGGTGCGGCTGAAGCAGACGACGTTGACGCCGAGAAATCCCAAGAACGAGCCGGACGAATATGAAGCATCTGTCCTCAAGTGGCTGTCTGGCAGGCCCAGAGCCGAAGCTTATGTGAGTGAATTGACGGAAGAAGGGAAAATGCTTCGCGTGGTCATGCCGATCTACTACGCGAAACCCTGTCTGGCTTGCCACGGCGAGCCGAAGGGCGAACTCGACATCTCGGGCTATCCGAAAGAAGGGCACCGAGAAGGCGATTTGGCCGGCGCGATCACCGTGACCGCGCCCTTAACCGGACGGTGA
- a CDS encoding cupin domain-containing protein produces MNVITLSDHQQFSAEKMKKNNLFQTERFFCDVYCFEPGQEQKGHIHGEQDKVYIVLEGQGTFQVGASKQVLKAGQGTMAPAGEEHGVRNDSDHRLKVLVFVAPNP; encoded by the coding sequence ATGAACGTCATCACCCTGTCCGATCACCAGCAGTTCAGTGCCGAGAAGATGAAGAAGAATAATCTCTTTCAGACGGAGCGCTTCTTTTGCGATGTTTATTGTTTCGAGCCCGGCCAGGAACAGAAGGGTCATATCCACGGCGAGCAGGACAAGGTGTACATCGTCCTGGAAGGGCAGGGCACGTTTCAGGTCGGCGCGAGCAAGCAGGTGCTGAAGGCCGGGCAGGGGACCATGGCGCCGGCCGGAGAAGAGCACGGCGTGAGAAACGATAGCGACCACCGCCTCAAGGTACTCGTCTTCGTGGCCCCCAATCCCTGA
- a CDS encoding CoB--CoM heterodisulfide reductase iron-sulfur subunit B family protein, whose protein sequence is MPLRFALYTGCAAKGATPELYQSTMAIIGRLGIEVVELGAASCCGAGVVAEADPDVALALNARTFAQAERLGLDIMTICGTCQGVMSAANRRFKQEPGTLERINTLLAQDGIAYQGRVQVKHLLWIAVRDIGLTRLADTVRNPLANLRVAPFYGCYMLRPSWDLGFDDPENPSSLERVIRAVGGEPVSYAGRTKCCGFPIILEKEAIAVAMSGTNMKDARDHGAEVMVTPCPLCHMSLDIYQERAGRAVGSTLNLPILHLPQLLGLAMGIPAKELGLSRHLISLDSIVKRIESTENLSSPSPEPMR, encoded by the coding sequence ATGCCGCTACGCTTTGCCCTCTATACAGGCTGCGCCGCCAAGGGCGCAACACCGGAACTCTACCAGTCGACGATGGCGATTATCGGTCGTCTGGGCATCGAGGTCGTCGAACTCGGCGCAGCTTCTTGTTGCGGCGCCGGGGTCGTGGCCGAAGCAGACCCCGACGTAGCCTTGGCCCTGAACGCGCGGACCTTTGCCCAAGCCGAGCGGCTTGGCCTCGACATCATGACTATCTGCGGCACCTGCCAAGGTGTCATGAGCGCCGCGAACCGCCGCTTCAAACAAGAGCCGGGGACGCTGGAACGGATCAATACGCTATTGGCCCAGGACGGCATCGCCTACCAGGGACGAGTACAGGTCAAACATCTGCTGTGGATCGCCGTGCGGGACATCGGTCTCACGCGCCTGGCGGACACCGTGCGCAATCCGCTTGCGAACCTCCGCGTTGCTCCGTTTTACGGCTGCTACATGCTGAGGCCGTCGTGGGATTTGGGCTTCGACGATCCCGAGAATCCCTCGTCGTTGGAACGGGTCATTCGCGCGGTCGGCGGTGAGCCGGTCAGCTACGCGGGGCGGACCAAATGTTGCGGTTTTCCGATCATCCTCGAGAAGGAAGCCATCGCGGTCGCCATGTCGGGAACCAACATGAAAGACGCCCGCGACCATGGGGCGGAGGTGATGGTCACGCCATGCCCGCTTTGCCACATGAGCTTGGACATCTACCAGGAACGGGCCGGTCGCGCCGTCGGATCGACGCTGAACCTGCCGATTCTCCATCTGCCGCAGTTGCTCGGACTGGCCATGGGGATTCCGGCGAAGGAACTGGGCCTGTCGCGCCACCTGATTTCCCTCGACAGCATCGTGAAACGTATTGAGTCAACCGAGAACTTGTCATCACCGTCACCGGAGCCTATGAGATGA